Proteins from a single region of Ziziphus jujuba cultivar Dongzao chromosome 1, ASM3175591v1:
- the LOC107421095 gene encoding uncharacterized protein LOC107421095 isoform X1, giving the protein MGNCLRSESAMVWAGEDWGSLKSKSHQHHQNTMHYGGVDDMEKQRLLHEIRASSSSSSSSSSLSNDCGTSRELKIKISKKELDQLIGRTGGMQGLTVEQFLSQLVINNGGGDHRPCWLDHQRSWRPALQSIPEGIKSEKRRRGVDIVRMVWILTCSFILHFKRYRWKIRMGSYGLFIGLFYGSFFFSILNCAMDF; this is encoded by the exons ATGGGAAACTGTTTGAGAAGTGAATCGGCCATGGTATGGGCCGGAGAAGATTGGGGTTCTCTAAAGTCGAAGAGCCACCAGCACCACCAGAATACCATGCACTATGGTGGAGTTGATGACATGGAAAAGCAGAGGCTTCTTCATGAGATTagagcttcttcttcttcttcttcgtcgtcTTCCTCGCTGTCGAATGATTGTGGTACTTCGAGAGAGTTGAAGATTAAGATTTCCAAAAAGGAGCTGGATCAGCTGATAGGAAGAACCGGCGGCATGCAAGGTTTGACTGTGGAACAATTTCTATCTCAGTTGGTCATTAATAATGGTGGCGGTGATCACCGGCCGTGTTGGTTGGATCATCAACGTTCATGGAGGCCAGCCCTACAGAGTATTCCTGAG GGGATAAAGAGTGAGAAAAGAAGAAGGGGAGTGGACATTGTTAGGATGGTTTGGATTTTGACATGTTCGTTCATATTACACTTCAAGAGATATAGGTGGAAGATAAGGATGGGTTCATATGGATTATTTATTGGGTTGTTttatggttctttttttttttccatattaaattGTGCTATGGATTTTTGA
- the LOC107421095 gene encoding uncharacterized protein LOC107421095 isoform X2: MGNCLRSESAMVWAGEDWGSLKSKSHQHHQNTMHYGGVDDMEKQRLLHEIRASSSSSSSSSSLSNDCGTSRELKIKISKKELDQLIGRTGGMQGLTVEQFLSQLVINNGGGDHRPCWLDHQRSWRPALQSIPEIFKLK; the protein is encoded by the exons ATGGGAAACTGTTTGAGAAGTGAATCGGCCATGGTATGGGCCGGAGAAGATTGGGGTTCTCTAAAGTCGAAGAGCCACCAGCACCACCAGAATACCATGCACTATGGTGGAGTTGATGACATGGAAAAGCAGAGGCTTCTTCATGAGATTagagcttcttcttcttcttcttcgtcgtcTTCCTCGCTGTCGAATGATTGTGGTACTTCGAGAGAGTTGAAGATTAAGATTTCCAAAAAGGAGCTGGATCAGCTGATAGGAAGAACCGGCGGCATGCAAGGTTTGACTGTGGAACAATTTCTATCTCAGTTGGTCATTAATAATGGTGGCGGTGATCACCGGCCGTGTTGGTTGGATCATCAACGTTCATGGAGGCCAGCCCTACAGAGTATTCCTGAG ATCTTCAAATTGAAGTAA